TTATAGAAATATTCAATGAATGAGGGAATTGACGCTTGATGTTGGGAATGATAATTTAGATATATCATTAAAACCAATAAGTCCAATAAGATAAAGGGGGTATGTGGGATGACACATATCGTGCATGCAGCAGCTGAAGATATTCGGAGCGAGGATTCGCTGCTATTGATCAAGGAACTGAGTGAAGAACTCGGTTTGTTATATGGCGGTGATGGAACGGCGGGATTTCAACTGTCAGACGTTGAAGTGCCACGTGCGGCTTTTATCGTTGCCAGGATCGACGGGTATCCGGTCGGTTGCGGAGCACTTAGACCCCTTGATGATACATCTGTAGAAGTTAAACGCATGTATACACGCAGTGGTTACCGCCGTAAAGGGATTGCCCAGGCGATATTGGCCGAGGCAGAGCGTCTTGCGAACGAACTTGGTTATACCAATCTGAAACTGCAAACAGGTCCCTTGCAACCAGAAGCTGCAGCGCTGTATGAGCGTGTAGGGTATTATCGGATTCCTGTTTTCAGTGGAAATTGGGACAGAGTGTTGGCCTACCAGAAAGATCTGGTACACGAAAAAGTATAATTATACGCATCACAGCTTTTATTTGCTGAACGGACAGAGGAACACAAGATAAAAGTAAAAAAGTCGCCGATTGGCGACTTTTTGCATTTTAACATACTCCATATACTCCATATACTCCAATTATCTCATCTGAAAATACAGACAAAAGTGTTCAATCCGTTGCGCTAGTATTGATCGAAGGTTCCTGATGTTGGACACCCCATTCGCATAGTCCTTCCAAAACGGGCAATAACGTTTCAGCTTTGGCTGTCAGACGGTACTCGACTTTAGGAGGGACTTGGGGATATTCTTTCCGTTCCACCATACCATCTGCTTCCAATTCTTTGAGCTGTGAACTCAGCGTTTTATACGTGATAGCGCCGATCTGTCTTTTAAGTTCATTGAAGCGGACAGGCTGGTTATCAGCCAGAAGATACATAATCACCATTTTCCATTTGCCACCAATGACAGACAACGTATATCCAAAAGGGGTATCTTGAATATTTTTAACTTTACCGTGGTATTCAGCCATACTCATCATTTACACTATCCTTCCGGGTAGTACCTATCATAAAAGACCGTACTATTTATTTGTTTGGGCTCAGTTTATACTAACCTTACTTTGAAGTAAAGGGGATTTACGATGACTCAAAAAACAATACGTCTGCTTATGCCACAATGGCAAGGTGGAGATAATCCTAACTACTCTTTTGGAGCGGAGTTGCTTGCATGGCTCGCACCTGACAATGATCAACCTCTCATTCATGTTCCTGTTGAGGCTTATGATGGAACATCTCTGGTAAGCGAGAAAGGGATAAAAGGCAGAGCACAGTTACTTCAGCAATTGCAGGCTGCCCAGCATATTATTCAAGCTCACCAGCCCGATCGCATTGTCATGTTTGGCGGTGACTGTTTGGTTGAACAAGCCCCGTTTGCTTATTTAAATGAACGATATGGCGGAGAACTTGGTTTGATATGGATTGATGCACATGGTGATCTGGTTAGATACGAGGGCTATGACAACGGTCATACTTTACCGCTTGGGAACCTTCTTGGGGAAGGCGATCCGGAGTTTGCTAAACATGTGAGTGTCCCCTTGAAGCCTGAACATGTCTTCATGGCCGGGTTGACAACCGCCACGGAACAGGAAACCGAAGTGATTCAAAGATTAGGTATCCGAACGGCTGGAACTGAAGAATTAACCCATGGCATGGATTCGATTAAGAAGTGGATTAAAGAGACTGGTATCAAACATCTGGCAATTCATCTTGATCTGGATGTGCTTGATCCCAACATGTTCCGTTCATTGTTATTCGCCAAACCAGGGGAACCTTATGTGTTTTCACCAGCGGGAACCATGCAAATACCTCACTTGCTTCATCTAATCAAAGAACTGTCTGAAGAAACAGATGTAGTTGGATTAGGGATAACTGAGCATATGCCGTGGGATGCCATTAACTTGAAGAATTTGCTTGGAGAAATACCTATCCTGAACCAGTGATATAGGTAATAAGTCGCCAGAATAAATCAGAATACTGATATAAGGAGTCAAAATATAGGAAGATTACAGATAAAAATATCAATATTATTATATGGGTGGTTCGACGAGAATCAGAAATTAAACAAACTGAGGAGAGACACCCAGATGGTCACGTTATTGTTAATCATTATTTATCTCGCATTTATAGGGCTGGGATTACCGGATGCTTTACTTGGCAGTGCCTGGTCCGTTATGAAAAACGATATACATGCGACAACAGAAATGGCGGGTTACATATCGCTATTCATTTCATTTAGTACAGTAGTGTCCAGTCTGTCCGCCAGCCGATTGTTACACCGATTCGGAACGGGTAAAGTCACATTATTTAGTATCCTCTCAACAACGATCGCACTGTTGGGGTTCTCATTCTCTGAGAATTTTGTGTTTTTACTAATTCTGGCGATCCCTCTCGGCTTAGGTGCAGGTTCGGTGGATGCGGCACTAAGTAATTATGTAGCATTGCATTTCAAGGCCAAGCATATGAACTGGTTGCATTGTTTCTGGGGAATTGGCGCAGTGACAGGCCCACTCGTTATGGCATATTGGCTGAATCAAGCAAACAACTGGCGTGCAGGATACGTTACTGTGGGGTTGATTTTGCTTGGGATCGTGGTAGTCTTATTATCAACTTTGTCTCTATGGAAGATTTTTGAGAAGGGAAGAGTAGAGGGTTCAGGCGATGAGAAGAAACGCGTAAGCAACCGTGAGGCCATACGTATCCCTGGCGTGAAAATGTCGATGCTTGCGATGCTCTGTTACAATGGTTCCGAAACTGCTGCCGGTCTGTGGATGGCTTCTTTCTTCATTGTTAGCAAAGGAGTTTCTCCAGGCACTGCCGCAGCACTATCCTCTCTATTTTTCATTGGCATTATCTTGGGACGTGTAATCTCAGGCTTTCTTTCGACTCATATATCCAGCAAAAATCTCATCAGATATGGTGGAATCGTTGGATGCTTCGGATTAGTTATCCTGGTTATGCCGATTCCTTACTGGGTTGCCGCAGGGGCTTTATTTATCGTGGGAATGGGCGGAGCACCGATCTATCCGAGTATTGTTCATGCGACACCGGAACGTTTCGGTGAGAAGGCATCCCCAAGTGTAATTGGACTTGAAATGGCCAGTGCCTATACAGGTTCAACACTCCTCCCGTTAGGTATGGGACTCCTAGCCAGCCAATGGGGAATGTCAATGGTACCCCTGATCCTGCTGATTCTGTTCAGTGTCATGTTCGCGGCTACAGAGCTGGTTAACAAAAGCAACAAGGCTACACGTCTGACCGTCTAGCTCTTGCTATAGGTCATTAAGGTTCTGCCACTATACAACAAAGGAACAACCATCGCTGGTTGTTCCTTTTGGTGTGTGGGCTATTTTTTATAAGAAGATCAGTAACAATGTACCTGCGGCAAAACAATAATACGAAAAGTATTTCAGGTTGCCTTTGGCCATAATGCCCATAAACCATCTCATGGAGAAATAGGTGACGAAGAGCGTCGTGATGAATGCGATCAGATAAGGGATAGCGAGTTGTGATCGATTCGGATCATTGGCAATGTCGGATACACCCATAATGAGTCCACCAATACTTATGGGAATGTACAGCATAAAGGAGAACTTCAGAGCTGTTTCCTGTTTCATGCCAACAGCGATGGACGCAATTACAGTTGCCCCTGAGCGGCTAATGCCCGGAATAAGAGCGACCGCCTGAGCCAGACCTACCAACAATGCATCTTTCGTAGACAGATCACCGTCTTGCTTGCGACCACGAAGATTACGAATAAGCCACAAGGCAACTCCGGTGATTAATAGCGCGATGGAAACGGTATATACGGACGAGAAAATTTCTTCAATTCGGTCCTTGAACAGGACTGCAACGACAGCAGCAGGGATCGTACCAATAATTATGTATAAGCAAAACATGAAGTCTGCTCGATATTCTTCTTTACGAGTACGCAGGTAACCTAATGCACCAATAATCAACTTTTTGATATCTTCCCGGAAAATAAAAATAATAGCGATAAGTGATGCTGTGTTTGTTAAAATCTCAAATGACAATCCATTCTGCTTGATGCCCATGAGTTTCTGAGCGATGATCAGATGACCGCTTGAGGAGACGGGAATCGGCTCCGTCGCACCTTGAATAATACCTAAAAACAAATACTTTAACCACAATATAATATCTTCCATGTTGTCCTCCTTGAATACGTTTCATTGGCTTTCCAATGATCTCTCTTTTTAATAAAAGTGACTTGTCTACTCTATTGATGATAGCTGTTTAACTTGGTGACTTGCAAGTTAGAGTTCATATAGGGGGTGAAATAAACATAGCTTGTCAAATCCTGCATAGCATGATATCGTTGATAACGATTATCAATATCAACGAAAAGGTGGGTTTATTTTGCGTAAACAGATAAAATCAATATGGATCATGATAGCACTCATCTTCCTGATTGTACTTAGTGCATGTGGTCAGTCTGCTACGACCAATAGTACAACCGGGGACAGCACGAGTGCAGCTGCGGAGACAGAAACCAAGACGAACTCGGATTCAACTTCTTCCGCTGATAAAGCGGCAACTGCCGAAGAGGAACTTGTTACATATCAATCGGATGCAGGCGAAGTACAGGTGCCCAAGAATCCTAAGCGCATTATTGATTTGACATCATTTTCGACGGGGTACTTTGTTGCCTTGGATGCACCGGTAGTCGGCGCTTTATCAGGTGCGATGAACAACAAGTATATCAAGGACCAACTTGCAGCAGCAGGCACCAGCGATCTGGGTGAAGAGCCTACCCCAGAAAAATTAATCAGCTTAAAACCTGACCTCTTTATCGTGTACACTGGCACAGAGGGCATCGATAAGCTGGAGCAGATTGCACCTGTCGTACAGATTACATTTGGTAAGCGCGATTTCAAAGATTTGATGCTCGAAATGGGTAAGCTCACCAATAGAGAAGACGCAGCGAAAGCTTGGAATGCGAAATGGGAAGCGAAGATCAACGAACTGAAGCCTAAAGTTCAGGAAGCTGTAGGCGATCGCACCGTTTCCATACTGAATCCGTATGCCAAAGGATTATTTGTATTCGGTCATAACTATGGTCGAGGCGGTGAAATTATTTACGGGGAGTTTGGTCTCAAAGCACCAGCCAAGGCCCAAGCTGAAGCTATTGACAGCGGAACTGGATGGGCTTCGATCTCCATGGAACTATTACCGGAGTATGCGGGTGATATCATCTTCACCAGCCCGTGGTCGGGAGATACAACCGATCCCAAGATCGTGTATGATAATGCATTATGGAAGAACTTGCCTGCGGTGAAGGCAAATCATGTGTTCCAACTTGACCCAACTTCAGACTCGTACAACGATCCGTTAACGTTGGAAGGTCAGCTGCAATTTATTTCCGATAGCCTGCTTGCCGCGAAGTAAGATTAGACTGCATAAATGGTAATACTGGAGCATTTCCAAATGTCGTTACAAGACGGGGAAATGCTCTTCTTATGAGATTAGAATGTTATATATGTCGAACTTGGATGGATTTTGACCAATGTAATTAAGCTTGATACAATAGGATAACAGCTGATGAACATTAAATATCAAGTGGGGTGATCTAGATTGCAGCAAAAGAGTGAACGTTTGAATGTTTGGTTGGCTTTCTCTAACATTCATACCCATCTGAACGAGAAGCTGGAACAAGCTCTGCTTCAACAATATGACTTATCTTTGAAGGAATTTTATGTGTTAAACTTCATATATAATGCGGAGGGTAAGGAATTACGCCTACAGCAACTTCAAGAACTAGTGGGGTTGAGCCAAAGTGCTACTTCCAGGCTCGTCGTTAGGATGGAAGCCAAAGACTGTGGGGCTCTGGAAAGACATGCATGTGAAGATGACCGGCGTGGCATTTACACTCGAATTACGGAGCTTGGAGAGAATAAATACAAGAGAGCACTTCAAACGTTTAATCAGGTCTTGCAAACTGAATTGGAACAGGATGGATTTGAGACTCGATTAGAGAACCTCACTAAAGAATTGTTCTAAGGCTAGGGGAAATATAGGGTAATGTAGTCATTTACCCTATAAGAAGACTTGACACTCATTAATATATCCGTTAAATTAAATGCATGCGCATGAATTTAATATGGATGCGGTGATTTTGTATAAAGGAGGTATTGAACATGAAGGTCTTCGTTGTAGGATCAAATGGACAGATTGGTCAACAGCTTATTCATCTTTTGAAGAATAGTGAAGAACACACCGTTCTTGCCATGGTACGAAAACAAGAACAGGTAGATTCATTTGCAGCACAGGGTGTGGAAACGGTGCTTGCCGACTTGGAAGGTACGGTTGACTCACTTGTAGCTGCTGTAACGGGTTGTGATGCCATTGTATTTGCAGCTGGTTCTGGCGGTACAACGGGATATGATAAAACACTCCTGATTGATCTGGATGGTGCCGGGAAAACCATTGAAGCGGCTCAAAAAGCGGGTATTGATCGATTTATCATGGTGAGTGCGATCCAAGCCAATAATCGTGAGAACTGGCATGATAACATCCTTCCATATTATGCAGCGAAACACTATGCTGATAGATTGTTAGAGATCAGTGGATTAACATATACCATTATACGTCCAGGGATTCTAATGAATGAACCGGGAACAGGTAAAGTTACTGCTGCTGAGAATATCACATCCGGTAATATTGCTCGTGAAGATGTAGCTCATGTGATTTTGGCCAGTTTGAGTGAGGAGAATACCTACAAGCGTTCATTTGATCTAATCGCTGGTGAGGATACAATATCTGAGGCATTGAGTGGGCTCTGATCCAAAACAAAATTTTCGACGATATCTGATCAGTTAAGAGAGGGCTATACAATGATTATGTGGATGCTTTTGACCTTCATATTAGGTATCTTCATCGTTGTACGTCAATTTTGGCCACTGCGCAATCTTGAATATATAGATTATCAAGTATTTCTCAGACAAGAGCGTGATTTTCGGCAGTATAAAGTAATTGATATTCGAGATGCGACGGATTATATGGCTAATCCTACTCCGGATACGATTAACATCTCATTGGGGCGTCTTGCTTTCACATGGGAAAAATACCTTCTTCGAGAAGATAACGTAATTATAATGTCACCTGGTATGCTTCAATCCAAAAAGGCTGTTCGTATTTTGCGAAAGCATGGATTTGAATGTCTTTACGTGATGAAGTAAAAGATATACATGAGTTCCAAATCATACGGAGTTATTAATTGTAGGCATTTATTCGATGCTTGCGCATGCATTTTTATTATTCATGATTCATGAAAAGGGGAGTTTTATTTTGATGACAGATTTATTTAGTCCATATTCTTTTAAAAGCCTAGAGCTTAAAAACCGTGTCGTAATGGCTCCAATGTGCCAATATTCAGTTGAGCAAAAAGATGGTATTGCAACAGATTGGCATTATATGCACTACGTTAGTCGTGCCGTGGGAGGAACAGGTCTCATTATCATTGAAATGACAGATGTGGAGCCGGATGGCCGGATCTCAGATTATGATCTTGGGTTATGGTCAGATGAACAGATCCCAGCTCTGAAGCGGATCGTAGATGCGTGTCACAGTTATGGGGCCAAGGTTGGCATTCAGATTGCTCATGCGGGCCGCAAAGCAGAAGATGCCGAAGTTCCAGTTGCTCCATCCGCGATTGCCTTTGATGAGAATTCCAAGCAACCTAGAGCGCTCACAACGGATGAAGTAAAAGGAATGGTTGAAAAATTCCGGAGTGCTGTAGCTCGTGCTGTTAAAGCGGGATTTGATACAATTGAGATTCATGGTGCACATGGTTACTTAATTCATCAATTCCATTCTCCACTAACAAACAAGCGTGAAGATGAATACGGTCAAGATTTAACGTTATTTGGCCGGGAGATTATTCAGGCTGCTAAGGCAGAGATGCCCGAGGATATGCCTTTGATGATGCGTATTTCAGCCAAAGAATATGTAGAAGGCGGCTATGGCATTAACGAAAGTTCCGAGTTTGCCAAGGCATATCAAGAGGCAGGCGTTGACGTATTTGACATCTCATCTGGTGGCGAAGGACCTATCGCTGCATGGGGCAGACCAGGAACTCACGCGGCTTATCAAGTACCTCTCGCTAAAGCAATCAAAGAGGCTCTTGATGTGCCCGTGATCGCTGTTGGAAGACTCGATGATCCTACGTTGGCGAATGCAGTCATCGGCAATGAAGAAGCCGATCTCGTTGCAGTTGGCAGAGGTCTGTTAAGAAATCCTTACTGGGCCTTGGAAGCAGCGTCTGCTTTGCGTAAGGCAACGGACGTTCCAAAACAATATACAACTGGCTTTTAATGTATTGATAATTTAATGTTGATGATTTAGAGATCTTCATTAATACATGAATAAGAAAGGACTCCTCTGACAAAACAGAAGGAGTCCTTTTTTGGGTTAAACTAGGGTGTGTCTTCAAACTCAGGCATGCAATACGTTGAAGGATGTCAGGGTCCAACGTCTTGACAATTCGCCAGGCTCGCTGATCCTAGCGAATTGTCAAGACGATTTTCTAAGGAACCGAGTACGTCTTATTTAGCCTTCAAGTCCTCCTTTTATTTTGTAAGGAACCTGAGACACGTTATTTACCAAATTCACCTAACAAACACGCTGTAACCGGCTGGTTATTCCAATATAGCGTGTTTCAGATTCCTTAGATTGCTGCGGCTGCTTCAAATCGCTGAATAAGACGTCAAAGGTTCGTTAGCGCTCCCGCTCCATGCTCTGCTCCAAACACGTTCAGTTACGTTCCGGCTTTCGGCAGGTTTGAAGATACGCTCTAGAGGAGGTAAAGAAACATAATAGCCAGTCTTCATCAATAGAGTGTAGTCGTTTCATCGGCTCTGCCTCGCAGGCGTTTAATGTCTTCTCTGGGCGGGAATCCGAACATGCGAGAATATTCACGACTGAATTGGGAGGGACTCTCGTAACCTACCTGAAATGCTACATCTGCTGCATCGGTGGACTTGGATAATAACAAGCGGCGCGCTTCTTGCAGCCTAAGTTGTTTTTGAAACTGAATCGGACTCATGGCAGTCACTTCTTTAAAGTGTCTGTGCAGCGAGGCAGTACTCATATTTGCCAAATCCGCCAATTCCTCAACCCGAAAATTTTGCTCAGAGTGATTCATAATATATTCAATAACGTCTCTGATTCGATAGGTATGGCTGCCTTCCATGGTAGCTTGTTCCAGGGCAGTCCCATGTGGGCCTTTCAGAACTTTGTAGAGAATTTCCTTTTTGAACAAAGGAGCGAGCAGAGGGATGTCTTCCGAATGATCTTCCAACAAACGGGCTAACCTGACGACTGCATCCAGCAGAGACGGCTCGGCTTGGCTGACAAACATCGCACGTCTCGTCGTTTTCCGCGGTCTTGCTGGGAAATCGGAATGGTTCAATACCTCCAGAATCTCACTGGATGTGAATTCAAGTTTGAGGGCCAGATAGGGAGCCTCAGACGAGGCTTGAATCACTTGTCCACTAACCGGCAAGTCAACGGTTGCCACGATATAACTTCCTGGACCATACCAGAAACGATCCTGTCCCAGCAGGACCTCTTTCTCACCCTGAACGATAATGCAGAAGGATGGTTCATTCACTCTAAATATAGGTTCAGTAACGACCGATTCACGGATTAGAGATAATGAAGGGATTGCCGTCGGGTGCACCCCATCCTTGTTGGAATAACGGTCAATGAGTGTGGCTAATTCGTTTTGTTGTTCGTGTATTTGATCAGACATGCAAAGTTCTCCTTTTTTCCTCACAACATAATAAACACATTCTATCGTATATTGACCGAAGGCGGTAGAAAACGGATAGGAATAGGCAAACATTTGATGTGAATGGATAAGACATTCTGATTGCTGGTTACATAATCACAAGTACACAGGTCATGATATACAACAAGTACAGAAGATATACACTTACGGTTCAGCTAATACATGATCAGATGAGAATGAAAAGGGTATCTACATCTTTTATTTACTGATCGTTCCCGATGTGTTAGATTGATTTTGGGAGGGAAGTCGAATGGCTAGAAGTAAAGAGTTTGAAGTGAACGAAGTATTGGATAAAGCAATGAAGATCTTCTGGGAACAAGGTTACGAGAAAACGTCGATGAGTGACCTGGTTGAGCATATGGGAATTCATCGCAGAAGTATATATGATACATTTGACGACAAACATTCGCTGTTTTTGCAGGCAATGGATCGTTACAGAGGTAAGGTCAGCACCACATTACTTGCAGAAATCAAGGCATCCAAGACGGCAGTGGAAGCACTGCATAAAATTTTTGATGTTATGATCAGTGAAGCAGAAGAGACACCATCGGGTTGTTTGATCGTGAACTCGGCTGTGGAGCTAGGCACACGTGATCAGGAAGTGGACAACCGATCTCTTGAATCGTTTAACGAAGCTGAGCGAATGTTCGAGCAGATTATTCAATGGGGGCAGCGAGAGGGAGAATTCTCTTCTGATCATGATGCGAAGGAAATGGCAGAGTACCTGCATAATATTTCTGTCGGCATCAGAGCCATGGCAAGAACCTCGACGGATAAGGAAAAATTAAACCGGATTATCCATGTAACGATGAAACTTTTGGAAAAATGATGAGTAGAGACATACCCAAAAAAGTAGCTTGAAATCCGTTAGAGGACTTCAAGCTACTTTTTTTGTGCGCTATTTTAGAAAATGCATGAACCATCAATTGGTGATGGCATTTTCCATTGGTTTAATTTTATGAATCTCTTCGGTTCCCGCTTCCAAAGCTGTTTCGTAGTAGGAGCGTTTGTGCTCGATGACTTCCATGGTTCTTCTTAGTTCCTCCATTTGTGCTTCGACAATAGCTTTTCGCTCCGTAAACATGTCATATCTTTGCTTCAGCGAGGAGTCCCCTTCAGAGCACCATTCAATAAAGTCCTTAATGTCTTTAATAGGCATGCCGGTCAGCTTCAGACATTGGATGATCTTTAGAAAATCAATGTCGGAGTCTTTGAACAAGCGTGTTCCGCTCGTGGTACGTTCCACAAAAGGCATGAGTCCTTCCTTATCGTAATAACGCAATGTATATACCGTAAGGTCTAATTTTTTGGCAACTTCACCGATTGAATAGGTCATTTAGAATGAATTCCTTTCTAATAGGGGTAGACTTCGAGTTAGCTCTAGGATTGATCCGAGTGAATTCTAACATGTTGGATTACTGGATGTCAAAGTACGTTGGAGATAAAAAAATAAGATAAACATTTGACCTAGAGTTAACTAGAGGGGGTAAGATTATTTTGAACTTTAAATTACTAGGAGGTTATACCATTGATTATAGCTAAAGCCAGAGCCGTTGACGGACCAGACCAACAATTCAGAAGTGCTGAAATTAAACGACGTGATCTGGATACCAATGATGTATTAATCGAGATTAAATATGCAGGTATCTGCCATTCTGACATCCATACTGCCCACGGTGAATGGGGACCTGTGAATTATCCACTCGTTCCTGGACACGAAATTGCCGGGATTGTAACGGATGTAGGAACCGGAGTATCCAAATACAAGGTCGGTGACCGAGTAGGGGTCGGATGTATGGTGGACTCTTGTGGTGAATGTGTTAACTGTCGCAAAGGTGAAGAGCAATACTGTCTCAAAGGAAATATTCAAACTTACGCTGGAGTAGACAAATACGGTGAGCCTACGCAAGGTGGATATTCAACTCATATTGTTGTCGTAGAGAATTTCGTCGTTCGCATCCCTGATAACATTGCACTTGATGCTGCTGCACCTTTGCTCTGTGCCGGTATTACGACATATTCACCACTGCATCACTGGGGAGCTGGCCCAGGTAAGAAGGTTGCCGTTGTAGGTATGGGTGGTCTTGGTCATATGGCTGTCAAAATTGCACATGCGATGGGTGCCGAGGTAACGGTTCTCTCCCAATCCTTAAGCAAAAAAGAAGATGGACTGCAATTTGGTGCAGATCACTACTTTGCCACAAGCGAACCGGAAACATTCGAGAAACTTGCAGGCACCTTCGATCTGATGATTAATACAGTAAGTGCTAATATTGATATTAACGCTTATTTCTCACTGCTCACGCTGGATGGTACACTTGTGAACGTAGGTGCTCCTGCAGAACCTTTAGCTGTTAACGTTTTTTCTCTTATCGGTCATCGCCGTTCATTCGCAGGTTCCATGATTGGTGGCATTCGTGAGACACAGGAAATGCTTGATTTCTGTGCAGAACATGATATTGCGCCTAACATTGAGGTCATCTCCGCAGACCAAATTGACGAAGCATACAAACGTGTATTGGCTTCTGACGTGAAATATCGCTTTGTTATTGATATCAGCACCATGTAATTGTGAAGTGTGCAATAATGATAGTTAAAGATAGAAAAAAAAGCAGCTGCCGCCAAGGTTAGCTGCTTTTCTGTTTTTCAGTTTGTTAATTGCTGATCATTCTACAACCCGCGCTCTTTTCGCAACGAACAGAAGATACCTGCGTCTAATAACAAGTTGGAAAAATATGAAAGGAGCGGTATGAGAAAGATGACAGTATCATTTTCACATCAGCCGGAAGGTTACGAATGTCCATTTTGTCGTATTTGGGGTATCGAGCGACCTGATCAGGGAACAAAACAAAGGGATATCATCTATCAGAATGAAAAGGTAACGGCATTTATAGCGGGCAAATGGTGGCCAAACAATAAAGGACATGTTCTTATTGTTCCGAATCAACATTTCGAGAACATCTTTGAACTCCCTGCGGATTACGCTGTTGAAATTCACCTCGCGGCTCAGCTTACAGCATTTGCAATGAAAAATACATATGGATGCGATGGGATTTCGACGCGGCAACATAATGAACCTGCTGGTAATCAAGACGTGTGGCATTATCATCTGCATGTTTACCCCAGATACGTGAATGATCAACTGTATCTGACAAATGGTTCTCCGTCCGATCCAGATGAACGCGCTTTCTATGCGGATAAGTTGCGATCTTGGATAAAGGAAAACATTTAAGGTTTAGAAGGAGATGAATCTGAGACCCTATGTTATATTTGATCAGAAGTAAGCTACATTAGGATATTCTTTGTAACGAAAAAATCATAAGATAAGAGAAGGGCTGTGCCAGTATTGAAAGGTAAGATATCTAAAAGATTGCTAGCAATTTTCGTAGTTTTAACTTTGTATGTAGGTAGCACAAATCAGATGTATGCAGAATTTA
This Paenibacillus xylanexedens DNA region includes the following protein-coding sequences:
- a CDS encoding GNAT family N-acetyltransferase, coding for MTHIVHAAAEDIRSEDSLLLIKELSEELGLLYGGDGTAGFQLSDVEVPRAAFIVARIDGYPVGCGALRPLDDTSVEVKRMYTRSGYRRKGIAQAILAEAERLANELGYTNLKLQTGPLQPEAAALYERVGYYRIPVFSGNWDRVLAYQKDLVHEKV
- a CDS encoding winged helix-turn-helix transcriptional regulator, with the protein product MSMAEYHGKVKNIQDTPFGYTLSVIGGKWKMVIMYLLADNQPVRFNELKRQIGAITYKTLSSQLKELEADGMVERKEYPQVPPKVEYRLTAKAETLLPVLEGLCEWGVQHQEPSINTSATD
- a CDS encoding arginase family protein, with translation MTQKTIRLLMPQWQGGDNPNYSFGAELLAWLAPDNDQPLIHVPVEAYDGTSLVSEKGIKGRAQLLQQLQAAQHIIQAHQPDRIVMFGGDCLVEQAPFAYLNERYGGELGLIWIDAHGDLVRYEGYDNGHTLPLGNLLGEGDPEFAKHVSVPLKPEHVFMAGLTTATEQETEVIQRLGIRTAGTEELTHGMDSIKKWIKETGIKHLAIHLDLDVLDPNMFRSLLFAKPGEPYVFSPAGTMQIPHLLHLIKELSEETDVVGLGITEHMPWDAINLKNLLGEIPILNQ
- a CDS encoding MFS transporter, whose amino-acid sequence is MVTLLLIIIYLAFIGLGLPDALLGSAWSVMKNDIHATTEMAGYISLFISFSTVVSSLSASRLLHRFGTGKVTLFSILSTTIALLGFSFSENFVFLLILAIPLGLGAGSVDAALSNYVALHFKAKHMNWLHCFWGIGAVTGPLVMAYWLNQANNWRAGYVTVGLILLGIVVVLLSTLSLWKIFEKGRVEGSGDEKKRVSNREAIRIPGVKMSMLAMLCYNGSETAAGLWMASFFIVSKGVSPGTAAALSSLFFIGIILGRVISGFLSTHISSKNLIRYGGIVGCFGLVILVMPIPYWVAAGALFIVGMGGAPIYPSIVHATPERFGEKASPSVIGLEMASAYTGSTLLPLGMGLLASQWGMSMVPLILLILFSVMFAATELVNKSNKATRLTV
- a CDS encoding undecaprenyl-diphosphate phosphatase codes for the protein MEDIILWLKYLFLGIIQGATEPIPVSSSGHLIIAQKLMGIKQNGLSFEILTNTASLIAIIFIFREDIKKLIIGALGYLRTRKEEYRADFMFCLYIIIGTIPAAVVAVLFKDRIEEIFSSVYTVSIALLITGVALWLIRNLRGRKQDGDLSTKDALLVGLAQAVALIPGISRSGATVIASIAVGMKQETALKFSFMLYIPISIGGLIMGVSDIANDPNRSQLAIPYLIAFITTLFVTYFSMRWFMGIMAKGNLKYFSYYCFAAGTLLLIFL
- a CDS encoding ABC transporter substrate-binding protein — protein: MRKQIKSIWIMIALIFLIVLSACGQSATTNSTTGDSTSAAAETETKTNSDSTSSADKAATAEEELVTYQSDAGEVQVPKNPKRIIDLTSFSTGYFVALDAPVVGALSGAMNNKYIKDQLAAAGTSDLGEEPTPEKLISLKPDLFIVYTGTEGIDKLEQIAPVVQITFGKRDFKDLMLEMGKLTNREDAAKAWNAKWEAKINELKPKVQEAVGDRTVSILNPYAKGLFVFGHNYGRGGEIIYGEFGLKAPAKAQAEAIDSGTGWASISMELLPEYAGDIIFTSPWSGDTTDPKIVYDNALWKNLPAVKANHVFQLDPTSDSYNDPLTLEGQLQFISDSLLAAK
- a CDS encoding MarR family winged helix-turn-helix transcriptional regulator, with amino-acid sequence MQQKSERLNVWLAFSNIHTHLNEKLEQALLQQYDLSLKEFYVLNFIYNAEGKELRLQQLQELVGLSQSATSRLVVRMEAKDCGALERHACEDDRRGIYTRITELGENKYKRALQTFNQVLQTELEQDGFETRLENLTKELF
- a CDS encoding SDR family oxidoreductase, translating into MKVFVVGSNGQIGQQLIHLLKNSEEHTVLAMVRKQEQVDSFAAQGVETVLADLEGTVDSLVAAVTGCDAIVFAAGSGGTTGYDKTLLIDLDGAGKTIEAAQKAGIDRFIMVSAIQANNRENWHDNILPYYAAKHYADRLLEISGLTYTIIRPGILMNEPGTGKVTAAENITSGNIAREDVAHVILASLSEENTYKRSFDLIAGEDTISEALSGL
- a CDS encoding rhodanese-like domain-containing protein, which gives rise to MIMWMLLTFILGIFIVVRQFWPLRNLEYIDYQVFLRQERDFRQYKVIDIRDATDYMANPTPDTINISLGRLAFTWEKYLLREDNVIIMSPGMLQSKKAVRILRKHGFECLYVMK